A part of Corvus cornix cornix isolate S_Up_H32 chromosome Z, ASM73873v5, whole genome shotgun sequence genomic DNA contains:
- the LOC104686559 gene encoding C-C motif chemokine 19: protein MQQLHLLCLSLLVLGHILDVHGGNNVLDCCLRTSETPIPRRIVQDYRLQLVQDGCDIPAAIFITTKGKRLCAPLHSLWVIRLRERLDASSAQRAKHQGK, encoded by the exons atgcagcagcttCACCTTCTCTGCCTCAGTCTCCTGGTGCTGGGACATATCCTGGATG TGCATGGCGGGAACAACGTCCTGGACTGCTGCCTGCGGACAAGCGAGACGCCCATCCCGCGGCGGATAGTGCAGGATTATCGGCTCCAGCTGGTGCAGGACGGCTGCGACATCCCTGCTGCCAT ATTCATCACCACAAAGGGCAAGCGCCTCTGTGCACCCCTCCATTCCCTGTGGGTGATTCGTCTCCGAGAGAGGCTGGatgccagctctgcccagagg GCCAAACACCAAGGCAAGTAG